One genomic segment of Occultella kanbiaonis includes these proteins:
- the cimA gene encoding citramalate synthase, whose product MSTASKPDVADVHVYDTTLRDGAQQEGMNLSVADKLAIAPLLDELGVTFIEGGWPGAIPKDTEFFARAEKDLTFSNAELAAFGSTRKAGGRAHTDTQVRALLDSAAPTITLVAKSDIRHVERALRTDGDENLAMIADTVAYLTDAGRRVIVDAEHFFDGYRFDPDYALRAVTTAFEAGADVVALCDTNGGMLPDWVFDIVSSVRERTDGRLGIHAHNDSGCAVANSMAAVIAGAHHVQGTVNGYGERTGNADLLAVVANLELKLEIPVLGGAGLAEVTRIAHAVSEITNIAPFARQPYIGASAFAHKAGLHASAIRVDPDLYQHIDPRKVGNDMRMLVSDMAGRASIELKGRELGFDLSGQSDLLGRVTERVKDAEANGYTFDAADASFELLLREEIAGTRPAYFRTESWRAIVEHTQQTGEVNAEATVKLHTGDVRVVSTGEGNGPVNALDAALRQSLVTAYPAIEDFELIDYKVRLLDSSHGTDAVTRVLLEMTDGQDSWSTVGVGPNILEASWEALVDSLVYGLVRHDVVPL is encoded by the coding sequence ATGAGTACCGCATCGAAGCCCGACGTCGCCGATGTGCACGTCTATGACACCACCCTGCGCGATGGCGCCCAGCAGGAGGGGATGAACCTCTCCGTCGCGGACAAGCTGGCCATCGCCCCACTCCTGGACGAGCTCGGGGTGACGTTCATCGAGGGCGGCTGGCCAGGTGCGATTCCGAAGGACACGGAGTTCTTCGCCCGCGCGGAGAAGGACCTGACGTTCTCCAACGCTGAGCTCGCGGCGTTCGGCTCGACCCGCAAGGCCGGCGGCCGGGCACACACCGACACCCAGGTGCGCGCGTTGCTCGATTCCGCCGCGCCGACGATCACGCTCGTCGCGAAGAGCGACATCCGGCACGTCGAGCGCGCCCTGCGCACCGACGGCGACGAGAACCTCGCCATGATCGCGGACACCGTCGCCTACCTGACCGACGCAGGCCGCCGCGTGATCGTCGACGCCGAGCACTTCTTCGACGGGTACCGGTTCGATCCCGACTACGCGCTGCGCGCGGTGACGACGGCGTTCGAGGCCGGGGCGGACGTCGTCGCCCTCTGCGACACGAACGGCGGCATGCTGCCGGACTGGGTGTTCGACATCGTCTCCTCGGTGCGCGAGCGCACCGACGGCCGCCTCGGCATCCATGCCCACAACGACTCCGGCTGCGCCGTGGCGAACTCGATGGCCGCCGTCATCGCCGGTGCCCACCACGTGCAGGGCACCGTGAACGGCTACGGCGAACGCACCGGGAACGCCGACCTGCTCGCCGTGGTCGCGAACCTCGAGCTGAAGCTGGAGATCCCGGTCCTCGGCGGCGCGGGCCTGGCCGAGGTCACCCGGATCGCGCACGCGGTCAGCGAGATCACCAACATCGCCCCGTTCGCCCGGCAGCCCTACATCGGGGCGAGCGCGTTCGCGCACAAGGCTGGTCTGCACGCGAGCGCCATCCGCGTGGACCCCGACCTGTACCAGCACATCGACCCGCGCAAGGTCGGCAACGACATGCGCATGCTCGTCTCGGACATGGCCGGCCGGGCCAGCATCGAGCTGAAGGGCCGCGAGCTCGGGTTCGACCTCAGCGGCCAGAGCGACCTGCTCGGCCGGGTCACCGAGCGGGTCAAGGACGCCGAGGCGAACGGGTACACGTTCGACGCCGCGGACGCCTCGTTCGAACTCCTCCTGCGCGAGGAGATCGCGGGGACCCGGCCCGCCTACTTCCGCACCGAGTCCTGGCGCGCGATCGTCGAGCACACCCAGCAGACCGGCGAGGTTAACGCCGAGGCCACCGTGAAACTGCACACCGGGGACGTCCGGGTGGTGTCCACCGGTGAGGGCAACGGCCCGGTGAATGCCCTGGACGCGGCCCTGCGGCAGTCCCTGGTGACGGCCTACCCGGCGATCGAGGACTTCGAGCTGATCGACTACAAAGTGCGGCTGCTTGACTCCTCCCACGGCACCGACGCCGTCACCCGGGTGTTGCTGGAGATGACCGACGGCCAGGACTCCTGGAGCACGGTCGGGGTCGGCCCGAACATCCTCGAGGCGTCCTGGGAGGCGTTGGTCGACTCCCTCGTCTACGGACTGGTCCGCCACGACGTGGTCCCGCTCTGA